Genomic window (Juglans microcarpa x Juglans regia isolate MS1-56 chromosome 2S, Jm3101_v1.0, whole genome shotgun sequence):
ATGAGTTGCATGAGTATGAACGTGCGTGTGATCCTCCTCATCATGCTCACCGACCTTCTCCTCGAGTGGTCCAGTCCCATGTGGAGCGTTATGGACGTGAGATTTGCTGTAATATGAAGTCGCAAAGGCATCAACCATCAAGGTTCCAATGGCGGACACCATCGCAACAAACCCCGTGAACGGAAATTTCCCCCAAGGATTCTCTGCAAGACACGGCGACGTCAAGTTCTCGAAAGCATCTGGAAGTACGTGGATGAACCCCGTGGATAATATCACACCGGCGGCAAAGGCcttaatgatgaagaagatgttCTTCTCGGGACGCAGAGCAGGTATAGTCTTTCCAAGCATTGGAATACAAACTCCAAGTGCACCTGCAACGAGTATGGAAGAAATAGCTACGAGTTTATATTTGAGAGCTTGGTCCTTGTCACGCTGATCTTCATCACCAGTATCACAACTGCACTCTCCAAAAACCAGGGAAGGGAGTAGGAAGAGGGCGCAAAAGAGTGTGCTATAGAGTTGTTGAACCATCTCCATTGTGTGAATATCgattgaagaagaaagagacGGGATTTTAGAGATAGCACGTAAAACTAGGCCGGTTCGTGAGGAGGAAGACAGACTCTagcttataaagaaaataattgtgctttgacttcttttttttaattattattattattatactaaatatttttatgagtaCATGTTTACATCATTTTAGGCCTTTCGAGAGTATCTCAAccaatttcattttatcttaaattttttttatctcgtttttttttttttaaatatctctcaaatacaaatattttttaattttaaatatctaattttttcatctaattattatctaattattacaatattttaaatttctaaataaaatataaaaaataattcaatttttttaaatctcaaaacgaaaataatttgaaaaattatattctaacaatataactttataatatttttatttaattttttctctcaaaaacaaataaaatattttaacttaaataatttcattattatttacaaattactttactattatttataaatttttcattgaaATGTACTATGGAGTGATTCTAGACCAATTTGACGTCATTCTCTAAACTAGCCCTAATCTTTTTTCATCTCCAATATCAATTAAtaagtgaaaataataaataatctttaaataagatttaaaagaTCGATGAGTTTAgcaaattcattttcaaatttatttctcaAGTACAATATGGTTGGGTGTAGAAATAATGAGGTCATGATACCGTCACAAATCAGTTTGCAGGAGACGTGTGAggaattttatttgtaattaaattaggtaaaagaaataataatatcatttttcgaTAATGATTTCCAAATCCTCAGCGTCAATTTGGCAGTGTAAAATTTATTGTTTCAAGGAACGgttaagattatatatattcgTTGAATGAGTCAAAAGATAACAAATTTGGATCGTCGACTTGAGAAGGAAGTCTATCCACATCACATGTAAAGATCCAACTTCAATTTCTACTATTCTACATCCAACCTGGTAATTGGTTGaagattttcttggaaaaaaagGATGTAGACATTCAGaacatagaaaaagaaaaattactatatattatgtgaaatatttttattttattttatattcttaatcaCTTCATAATCCTTACCCATTTTAACAGAATCACCAACTCAACGCCAAATCGGCACCACTATGATTTTAGGGATTAGGAAATAAGAATATACATAGTTGCCATATACACAATTGTTATCATACATAACATagttattatttctatttatttgtacGTTCATTCTCTATATTCCTGAGTTGTCGTTGGACCTCTATCAGAAGCTCATGGTCATGCTCACGCCATCCCTGTCCTCCTCCCATTTCATCGGACCCACACTCGACGAAGCCGATTGGAGCAGGTAAATTTTACAATAGATTTTACGTATACCGGCCCAATCCCATCCTGGCTCTCTCTGCGTAACCTACTACTAATTTACCCTATACAGCCTAGGTCACCTTGTGCGGACAGACTTCTTATAGCCAACCTGGTAATTGGTTGCAAGATTTTCTTGGAAGGAAAGGATGTCGACATTGAGAGCACAGAAAAAGGAATATTACTCTATATATTATgtgcaatatttttattttatttaatgttctTAATCACCTCGTAATCCCTACCCATATTGACAAAATCACCAAATCAACTTCAAATCCGCACCACCATGATTTTATGAATCAGGAATATACATAGTTAGCATATACACAATTATTCCCACACATAGTATagtcattatttttatttatttgtacgTTCCTTCTCTGTATTCTTGCGCAACCTAGGTCACCCTATGTGGACAGACTTCCTACAGGCAACCTGATAATTGGTTGCAAAATTTTCTTGAAAGGAAAGGATGTCGACGTTGAGAGCACAGAAAAGGGAAAATTACTCTATATATTATGTgcaatatttgtattttattttatgttcataaTCCCTGCCCATATTGACAGAATcaccaaatcaaaatcaaatttgcACCACCATGATTTTAGGAATTAGAAATATACATAGTTAACATATACACAATTGTTACCATACATAGCATAGTCGttgtttctatttatttgtacGTTCTTTCTCTATATCTTTGGGTTATCGTCGGACCTCTATCAGAAGCTCATGGACATGCTCACACCATTCCTGTCCTCCGCCCCATTTCATTGGACCCACACTCGAGACAAGTTCAATTGAAACAGGTGAATTTTACAATAGACTTTACGTGTACTGGTCCAATCCCATCGTGGCTCTATCTGTATAACCTACTGCTAATAAATCCTGTggcaaaataatattattatttcttttacctaatttaattacaaataacatTCCTCGTGGGTCTCCTGCAAACTGAGTTGTGACGGTATCATGACCTCATTATTTCTACACCAATGCATTCAACGATATtgtatttttgagaaataaatttgaaaatgaaattgctAAACTCATCGatcttttaaatcatttaaagattatttattattttcacagtTTGGAGAATTAGGTCAAATTGGTACAGAATCAGTCGTCAGTACGTCTCTAAGAGATGAGAggagaaatataataaaattattataaaattaaaatataattttttaatataaattttattttgaaatttaaaaaaattaaattattttttatattttgtttgaaaatttgaaaaagttataatgattaagtaatgattagatgaaaaaattaaaaattacaaattttaaattgaaaagtgtttgtgtttagtgtttgaaatttgaatattgagatgagatgagagtatcttactatccaaatctgGCCTAAGTGAGTCGTATATGAAGCCATTTAAACAGTGTTACCCCTACGGTTAGAGAGGACTAATTCAGCATGAAGAGAATCATTAATCTGTTTACAACTGCTTGAAGAATTTCAACCAAACCACATTAATGCAAAGCAAAATCAAAAGAATGTTGAAGTTTCAATTTTAACAAAAGTTCGCTTTCGCAGACAGAGCAAAACCACGCAATTACTATATGGCACTTTACAGAGACCAAGTGGCGAGACACATTATGCAACGAACACACAATCTGCAAGATTTTCATCCCAAGGCATTCAAAAGTATATACTAATGTTTCATCACCTGCAAGCTGTGAATTCTACATTGCTTCTCTCTAATCTATCGTGTCATGCTGAGCATACGCTTCCTCATCATAATAATATTCACCATCGTCATCCTCGTCATAATATTCTTCGGCAACATCGTCATCAGCATCGTCGCTTCCATCATGTAGGAGATATGTGGAATCTCTAGACTGCTGACCCCTTAGCCGCTCTTGAATTCGATCCCTGATGGCAGTGCCCTGATAAACAACGAAATTGTATGGTGAGGATGCCGAAATAATATATAAGCAGATCAAAAGCATGCATGTGCTCTATCATCACCAGCCTAATTTTGTGAATGAGAATTGTGTTTGTCACggacaaaaataaatatctagATATTTGTAACTGTTAATGCATTGATTGGCTTACCATTTTATGGCAACGTTCTTCAAACATCTCAAGAAATCCAGCAACCAAGCGATCGGCATTCTCCACCCACTCATTACGATACATTGCAACAGtttgaatctaaaattttatggaaGAAGAAACTTAAATCAATCAGCGTTCCATACAATAGTTGATGGAAAAGAAGAGCAAAAATCTGACAAATGAATATACATTAAAATTTTGAtactggagagagagagagagagagagagagagagagattccacAATCAACGAAGCCAATGATACATAAGTATTTGAGTAGCATGCCTCACAAAATAAATACCATCAGCACAAAAGACGACACAATGACCACAGGTAAGAGTTCAATCTCTGTTGCTTGcttgattgaaaaaaaattctctgTTGCTTACATGAGGGCAACAAGAATGGAACAAGCAGAAAAAACAACCTAAGCACACCATGGGTACATGGCAAACTGCCCAAGTGGTAGGGAACATTAACATGGGGCATTACATTGCCCCTTTTGCAGAAAAGGATTTTCAAGAGGCTTGAGGTCACAACAATCAAATACTGGAGACTACTTTGGAGATCAGTTAGTCATCAGCAATGAGACCGCTGACTGTACCCTTCGGAAATGATTAGGTTTGTGTGTGAAACAATAGGATTCGAGCCCACATTCACTCCATGGTGATTGCAGACACCACCCAAGACATATGTGGCAATAATTTTGTTCAACTCAAAAACACTGTGAGGAGATGAAAGATAGGCCAAAAACTACATGCATCACTAACAGAGTATACGATATGATGACCTTTGAATCGACTGAATTCATGACAAAGGGGGCGTGAAAATGATACAGGTATTTCAATTTAGGTAGGTATTAATCACacactcattctctattttcctCTTCTGGATAAGTAGCTGAGTTCATGAATCCGAGTAAAACAGCTCCATAGTTATcagaacaaaatgaataaacagAAAAGctccaaaataaattatacttgCAAGAATGGGCTCCAAGGGCTCCTGGCATTCATACTTCAATTAAGTAATAAACATAGCAAACACAACGGAGCTTCATGGAGGATAACATCAATAATGTCATTGGAAATAAAGATATCTTTCGAGGAAATCTGTATATCAAAGCCACCAAATTCATGCTCCTGGTATTAGTTCAAAAACTACTTAAAATCTTATGTGCCACAAACAAAACCTAGATGAAAGGATCCGTCACATaagatcacatatatatatatatatatatatatagagagagagagagagagagagagagtataacATATCAGCATAATATATAACGAAATCAAGTCCTCCCCGTCTCTTCCATAAGATCTTTGCTGCATTTTTATTGGCATAATCGCCACATACCTTCTCTCCCACCTTCTCTTGTTGTTCCTTCACTTTCTCCTGTAATTTCTTCAATTT
Coding sequences:
- the LOC121252786 gene encoding zinc transporter 1-like, encoding MEMVQQLYSTLFCALFLLPSLVFGECSCDTGDEDQRDKDQALKYKLVAISSILVAGALGVCIPMLGKTIPALRPEKNIFFIIKAFAAGVILSTGFIHVLPDAFENLTSPCLAENPWGKFPFTGFVAMVSAIGTLMVDAFATSYYSKSHVHNAPHGTGPLEEKVGEHDEEDHTHVHTHATHGHAHGPVAYLAQNPGSSELLRNRVISQVLELGIVVHSVIIGISLGASESPKTIRPLVAALTFHQFFEGMGLGGCISQANFKSRAIAIMVVFYSLTTPVGIAIGIGISNVYNENSSTALIVEGIFNAASAGILIYMALVDLLAADFMNSRVQSNFKLQIESNVSLLLGAGCMSLLAKWA